ctctccccggtgtgaacatgctggtgtctctgcagtgtGGATGACCGTCCAAACCTTttggtgcagtgagagcagctgaatggtctctcttcagtgtgaatgcgctggtggaccaTCAGTTCCTGAGACCTTTTGAAACAACTCCCACAGTCggggcatttaaagggtctctcattggtgtgagtgacattatgTCTCAataggctggataactgagcgaatcccttagcacacacagtgcaggtgaatggctgctccccagtgtgaactcgctggtgtgtctgcaggttggaagaatcactgaatttctgccaacactcagtgcaggtgaacagcctctcttcAGTGTGACTGTGTCCATgggtttccagctctgatggggatcCGAATCCctgtccacagtccccacatttccatggtttatcCATGGTGAGGGTTTCCTCgtatctctccaggttggacaatcagttgaagccttgttcacacacagaatacaggtacggtctctccccgctgtgaatggtgcaatgttttttcagccTGTGCAACTGGTCAAAGCTCGTTCCAGTCAGTGAACTGGAACACTCTCAATcaggtgtgtcttggtgcttttctagtcacactgatgtttaaaacctTCTGCAGCCAGAACGGACAAAAtgttccttctagattcaaaggccgaggaATCGAGTGACACTGTCAGAGtttgatgtgacgtttggtttgagatttctgccaGTAATTCCTCACCTTCTAATATCCTTTAAAAGTTTACAAAAATCATCACCATCAGTACTGGATTGAAATTCAGGACCGACAATTCTCATTTCCATGGAACATACTCTCATTTTGCAAAAGCAGTAACTCTCACTgcgttctcactctgctgtatctaatattgaccctcccaattctcctgaaggtgctgattcaggctgattgacagatccctgctcactgcttcctgtcatgcaggctgccagacagatatatgtttaCATTACTGGACTGAAAACATGTGTAATCTGCAGATTGGATTCAGTTCTATTCCCTTCAGTTACTGAAAGTCATAATGCCCCGCCCGaatgaggaaagaaatggaaaggggtaaacattgatttgctcccagatattGCCCAGAGGAGTTTTACTCTGAAGTCCAACTTCCGCTGACGTCACAATGGTTTCACTCTGCTCCGCGGTGACGTCTCCGgcttccagtgcgcaggcccggagatgGCGGCCCCGTCCCCAccccttgttcccttctcccccctCACCACCTAGAGATAAGCCAGGCAAACAGAtgacggctccggccagagcgtgaaatcccacctctcccccgccccgggactgcgcatgtgcagaggtgCCTTTCTTGACCTTCCTGCTGAAGGTATTGACCAATGGGAGCTGTTGGACAACCGGAAGGACTCTGGCCCTCTAGTCAATCAGAGCGCGGCCTTTGTGTTAATGAAGagcgagcttcacacagactgaagcttcctcatgtctccaacatctgtaagtaaaacacttattttctccctctttccatttcttttctcattctgaccttcaattggtgacttgcagcaactaaaggcaaaggaagtgaatccagggagggtgcagactctggaaagtttGGCCCAGgtttctctcttaaagacattgtgtggagatgccggtgttggactggggtgggcacagtaagaagtcttacaacaccaggttaaaatgcaacaggtttgtttagaatcaataGCTTTTGaaacgcagctccttcctcgggtggcattaaagacattgacatcctttgctccctcagcttgacatatttatttgtctggctaaaatgatggtctctttcccaatgtttacAATTAAAggcctggtttccccaggagataagAACATAACAaaataagaacttggagcaggagtaggccatctagcccttcgagcctgctccgcgattcaatgagatcatggctgatcatttgtggactcagctccactttcccgcccgaacaccataaccctttattcctttactcttcaaaagctatctatctttatcttggaatcatttaatgaatgagcctcaactgcttcactgggcagggaattccatagattcacaaccttttcggtgaagaagttcctcctaagctcagtcctaaatctacttccccttattttgaggctatgccccctagttctgctttcacccgccagtggaaacaacctgcccgcactcatcctatctattcccttcataattttgtatgagatggctgacattttaggagacagtaaattaatattgaacacagatatgtctagtgttgttatatggtacagattagacatATTTGTGATAGTTCTGTAATAAATTatgtttattattatttctagtttttttGTAGTACTGGATCTagtttatatatttccagtcatagagTCATTGCAGTCCAGAAGTAGTCCATTCGGCAACTCGAGTCATTGCCGACTCTCTGTCGACCAATTCTGTCCGTCTCGAGTGCGTCCCATTCTGTAACCCTACAGTGCCCTTCCAATTTCAGTtagaaatcattgatcatctctgcttgaCTCTTCTCATAAGCAGCAAGTTCAAGATCATGATCAATCACAATTCCCTGAATCTCAACCAACTGAAACAATCCTATCCATTAAACATATCTTTATTCCAATGATATAGACGTCTTTCCATTAGGCTGGCAGTCTGAATTAAGATTTTTGGACTTCTgtatccaggacaggaagcagtgagcatggatctgtcactcagcctgagtcagtaccttcaggagaattgCGAGGGGGAATATTAGACACAGCAAAGTGAGAatgaagggagagtgtgtgggacagagatTTACAACTTTTGGGAAATGAGAGagaaaagaatgttccatagaaactagaatcaactgttctgaatttctatcttgtACTGACAGTGTTCagttttgtaaactcctttcacaGGGTCCCACAAGGTGAGGAtttgcagacagaaatctcaaaccaaacttcaCATCAAAATCTGACAAAGGCACTCAAttcattgggacctgaatattatcagcctttaaatctagaaggagaaatgtttgttgtgTCTGCTACAGAAGGTTTTAAACAGCAATGTGACTGGATAAGCACCAACAcaaacacccgagtgagagtgttccagtgcactgactgtggaaagagcttcaaccaactACACGGCTTGAAAAAACATTACACCATTCTCAGCGAGGAGAGAtcaacacgtgttctgtgtgtggacgaggcttcaactgattgtccaacctggagagacacaagggcaccagcaccatggagaaacggtggaaatgtggggactgtgggaaaggattcaggtaCACATCTGAGCTGAAAATTCATCGCCACAGTCACaccggaaagaagccattcacctgcactgagtgtgggaagggattcagtgtttCATCCAACctccggacacaccagcgagttcacactggggagagaccattcacctgcatggaatgtgggaagggattctctcagttattcaatctgcggacacaccagcgagttcacactggggagagaccattcacgtgCTCTGTGTGTGGTAAAAGATTTAGTCATTCCTCCCAACTGCTgatgcaccagcgaattcacactggggatacGCCATTcaactgcactgtgtgtgggaagggattcactcagtcatccagcctgcagacacaccagcaggttcacaccagggagaggccgttcacctgctctcagtgtgggaagggattcactcagtcatgcaacctgctgagacacaaaGTCACTCACACTACTGAGAGGccctttaaatgttctgactgtgggagtggCTTCAAAAGCTCTCGGGAACTAATACACCACCAGGGCATTCACagcgaggagagaccgttcagctgctctcattgcataaagaggtttagaacgtcatccagtctgtggacacaccagcgagttcacactggggagaggccattcacctgctctgtgtgtgggcagggattcactcagtcatgcaACCTTCTGAGACACAATGTtattcacaccaatgagagaccttttaaTTGCTCTGACTGTGGTAGCGGCTTCAAAAGTGCTGCTGATCTGATGACccaccagcgaattcatactgaggagagaccgttcagctgctctcactgctcaaAGAGGTTCACAAAGTcgtccaacctgcgggcacaccagcgagttcacactggggagaggccatttatctgctctgtttgtgggaagggattcactcgatcaaaACCTCTGctgacccaccagcgagttcacaagtgatgatgggggttggattttgctgttattgctgctcttaatcacatccaggactgaaccatgttcattctgacagttggagtttgattcagttgatgttaataatccctgCAACCGGACTGGAGTTCAATATTCTGGATATAGTTTAATTAAATCAGTTTGCATCAAACACATTTTTAAGTCCTTGATTTCTTTAAAGTAAGACAAGACTGATTGATGTCCTGTTACCGACTCTTATGGAAGTGTCCCTTTCAGaaaagtttttgtcttatcacacggcttcagtgatgtcattgtatgggtggagctgggcagtggctCTGTGAACTGTTTTTACTTTCCCTTTCagttttggctgctgtggactcagacagaacaATGAAGTGTTTTGgcttgtctctctctatttccattttaaatatctgttccagtaagaaGAAAAAACAGATAGCTACCTGCTTTGGGAACTTAAAATCTATAATTTGCTTTCCTGAagagtttaaacctgctggtgagacgggtcagaagctcaggaaaagccagtcttattcaagtgagaatgcagagtgctggaccgcgcccttgaaaaggggtttttggttaatGGGATTTTGTTTATGAATagtaacagttaagggggaattcattcagtgttatacatagataagtgtcgctgtggggtgtctttatgtttgtaattgataaaaattcttgctgtgggtGTATATATTTGTTAACTATGTTCTtaaaataaagcttgttttgattaaaattgccccaattaaggggcaatttagcatggccaatccacctatcctgcacatctttttggtttgtgggggtgaaacgcatggggagaatgtgcaaactcctcatgtgcagtgacctggggccgggatcgaacccggatccttggcgccgtgaggcagcagtgccactgcacCCCCGTGCCATCCAACACTCGGTATTTCAGTGGGAGACTATTTAATGTTAACTAGAACTGGGTGAAAGTCAAGATTCCCTTCCCATACAGCCCTCCTGAAGTCAGGTTCTATTTCACCGAGTGAGTGTCCCTCTCCAGTTCTCAGCTTCATTCTGGGAACATACAGCTGGGTGAAGCTGTTTCAGGTCCTCCTTCTCTAACTCAGCATGGGACGTTTAAAATATTTTTAATATTGTGGTGAGGATGAGTGGGGCTGGTGTCCATATTCACTGTCACCCCAATTCCTGTTTCAGAGACATGAAAAGGGAGAAAGGGGTCTGTGATTGGTCGGGTGGTGACCTTTTCCCTGAGCCTAGTGGATGAGGATAGTTCTCCAccgatttacccccccccccccacctcctcccctttcTGCCTGGGTCTCAGCCTATCCTGTATCCCTGGCCTGggtgaccacacacacacaaaccagcaTTTCCCCATTGCATAGAAGAGGCAGAGCAGAGGGGGAAGTGCTTTCAACTTGGCTGACTCAGCAAGAGCCAgaggtcacctcctctggtttcggagacagcagctacgagggtcacggtttcagagacagcagccatgagcgtcacctcctctggtttcagagacagcagccacgagggtcacctctggtttcggagacagcagccacGAGGGTCACTGCCTCTGGTTTAGAATACAGCAGccatgagggtcacctcctctggtttcggagacagcagccacgagggtcaccgcctctggtttcggagacagcagccacgagggtcacctcctctggtttcggagacagcagccatgagggtcacctcctctggtttcggagacagcagccacgagggtcacctcctctggtttcggagacagcagccatgagggtcacctcctctggtttcggagacagcagctacgagggtcacctcctctggtttcggagacagcagccatgAGAGCTGTTGCTGCTGATTTGTTCCCGAAGCTGTCGGATTTGATCTAAACCGAGGATGTGGTCTGCTTCAGGGGAGGTGACAGTTTGTTGTTGAACTAATTCCTTTAACAGCCTCCTTGCATCTTCTAATTCCTCACCCAGTCGGTATTATGTCTGTAATTCAATATTTTGTTCCAGAGTTTGGTAAAGTTTTTTTTCTGATATAattcttacttgtgacaataaagattattattattgacatgTGCCTCCTGTTTCAatcgttttttttaaatttagagcattcaattctgtttttcccaattaaggggcaattttagtatggccaatccatctaacctgcacat
This portion of the Scyliorhinus torazame isolate Kashiwa2021f chromosome 5, sScyTor2.1, whole genome shotgun sequence genome encodes:
- the LOC140422063 gene encoding uncharacterized protein, with the translated sequence MEKRWKCGDCGKGFRYTSELKIHRHSHTGKKPFTCTECGKGFSVSSNLRTHQRVHTGERPFTCMECGKGFSQLFNLRTHQRVHTGERPFTCSVCGKRFSHSSQLLMHQRIHTGDTPFNCTVCGKGFTQSSSLQTHQQVHTRERPFTCSQCGKGFTQSCNLLRHKVTHTTERPFKCSDCGSGFKSSRELIHHQGIHSEERPFSCSHCIKRFRTSSSLWTHQRVHTGERPFTCSVCGQGFTQSCNLLRHNVIHTNERPFNCSDCGSGFKSAADLMTHQRIHTEERPFSCSHCSKRFTKSSNLRAHQRVHTGERPFICSVCGKGFTRSKPLLTHQRVHK